A region of Buchnera aphidicola (Nurudea yanoniella) DNA encodes the following proteins:
- the hflC gene encoding protease modulator HflC: MSKVFSIFFSTILVFLFLCLFVIQEGQKGILLRFGKVLRNNQSQPIVYNPGLYIKFPLIDKIKVLDSRIQTTDNQADRFVTKEKKDLIVDSYIKWKIDDFSRYYLATGGGDILQAEMLLKRKFSDRLRSEIGRLNVKEIVTDSRGRLTTDVKDSLNTGSVGYISKNFVKENKHILLDTKNNKQNEVLINTNSMTELGVKVIDVRIKQINLPVEVSDAIYNRMRAEREAVARSQRSKGQEEAEKLRALADYEVTKVLSEAQRQALIIRGEGESEVAKLFSRSFEREPIFYSFIRSLQAYENSFKSGQDILIINPDNNYFFKYMKKF; the protein is encoded by the coding sequence ATGAGTAAAGTTTTTTCAATATTTTTTAGCACAATATTAGTTTTTTTATTTTTGTGTTTATTTGTTATTCAGGAAGGACAAAAAGGTATTTTATTGCGTTTTGGAAAGGTGTTACGTAATAATCAAAGTCAGCCTATAGTATATAATCCTGGTTTATATATTAAATTTCCATTAATTGATAAAATAAAAGTTTTAGATTCTAGAATTCAAACTACAGACAATCAAGCTGATCGTTTTGTTACAAAAGAAAAAAAAGATTTAATTGTTGATTCATATATTAAATGGAAGATTGATGATTTTAGTCGATATTATTTAGCTACAGGAGGAGGAGATATATTGCAAGCAGAAATGCTATTAAAAAGAAAATTTAGTGATAGATTACGCTCTGAAATAGGTCGACTAAATGTAAAAGAAATTGTGACTGATTCTAGAGGTAGACTTACGACTGATGTAAAAGATTCTTTAAATACTGGTAGTGTCGGTTATATTTCTAAAAATTTTGTAAAAGAAAATAAACATATATTATTAGATACTAAAAATAATAAACAAAATGAAGTATTGATTAATACTAACAGTATGACTGAATTAGGTGTAAAAGTAATTGATGTACGTATTAAGCAAATCAATTTACCTGTGGAAGTATCTGATGCAATATATAATAGAATGAGGGCAGAACGTGAAGCAGTTGCAAGAAGTCAAAGATCAAAAGGTCAAGAAGAAGCGGAAAAGTTGAGAGCATTAGCCGATTATGAAGTTACTAAAGTGTTATCTGAAGCACAAAGACAAGCTTTAATTATAAGAGGAGAAGGAGAATCGGAAGTAGCTAAATTGTTTTCCCGTTCTTTTGAAAGAGAACCTATTTTTTACAGTTTTATTCGAAGTCTTCAGGCTTACGAAAATAGTTTTAAAAGTGGACAAGATATATTAATAATTAATCCAGATAATAATTATTTTTTTAAATATATGAAAAAGTTTTAG
- the hflK gene encoding FtsH protease activity modulator HflK: MVWNRPNNNEPELDPWSNKNRNSEKFKNKKCNFFTFIELKKFFDSFKITNKFSHNNFVLFKYIKSPIILIFITVFFSLVINGFYTIKEAERGVVTRFGKFSHLVGPGLNWKLVFVDKVVPIDVKTVKELATSGVMLTSDENVVRVEMNVQYRITNPVQYLFSVTNPDDSLREATDSALRGVIGHSTMSRILTEGRTIIRSDTQQEIEETINPYKMGITILDVNFQTARPPEEVKSAFDDAIAARENREQYIREAEAYVNEVRPKANGTAQRILEEARAYKSRVISEAKGEVIRFLKILPWYKFAKKITIERLYIESMEKIFSNVKKILINDNTLLVSLDGSIVKRNELSKPSNFIDKNSSLSHTSISKKEDNEGFSSNISKKR, translated from the coding sequence ATGGTTTGGAATCGACCAAATAATAATGAACCTGAATTAGACCCTTGGAGTAATAAAAATCGAAATTCAGAAAAATTTAAAAATAAAAAATGTAATTTTTTTACTTTTATTGAATTAAAAAAATTTTTTGATTCATTTAAAATTACAAATAAATTTTCGCATAATAATTTTGTATTATTTAAATATATAAAAAGTCCTATAATTTTAATTTTTATAACAGTATTTTTTTCTTTAGTTATTAATGGTTTTTATACTATAAAAGAAGCGGAGCGTGGTGTAGTTACACGATTTGGAAAATTTAGTCATTTAGTAGGACCTGGTTTAAATTGGAAATTAGTATTTGTCGATAAGGTAGTTCCTATCGATGTTAAAACAGTTAAAGAGTTAGCCACATCAGGAGTCATGTTAACATCTGATGAAAATGTTGTTCGAGTGGAAATGAATGTACAATATCGTATCACGAATCCTGTACAATATTTATTTTCGGTAACTAATCCTGATGATAGTTTGCGAGAAGCTACTGATAGTGCTTTGCGAGGTGTAATAGGTCATTCTACTATGAGTCGAATTTTAACTGAAGGTCGAACCATAATTAGAAGTGATACTCAACAAGAAATTGAAGAAACAATAAATCCTTATAAAATGGGAATTACTATATTAGATGTAAATTTTCAAACAGCTAGACCACCTGAAGAAGTAAAATCTGCTTTTGATGATGCTATTGCAGCTAGAGAAAATAGAGAACAATATATTCGAGAAGCGGAAGCATATGTCAATGAAGTACGACCGAAAGCAAATGGTACAGCACAACGTATTTTAGAAGAAGCAAGAGCTTATAAATCTCGTGTAATATCGGAAGCTAAAGGAGAAGTCATTCGATTTTTAAAGATATTACCTTGGTATAAGTTCGCGAAGAAAATCACTATAGAAAGATTATATATTGAATCTATGGAAAAAATATTCAGTAATGTTAAGAAAATATTAATTAATGATAATACACTTTTAGTATCTTTAGATGGTTCAATTGTAAAAAGAAATGAATTATCTAAGCCTTCCAATTTTATTGATAAGAATTCTTCTTTAAGTCATACGTCTATTTCAAAAAAAGAAGATAATGAGGGATTTTCTTCAAATATATCTAAAAAAAGATGA